The following are from one region of the Calditrichota bacterium genome:
- the sufC gene encoding Fe-S cluster assembly ATPase SufC: protein MSKSENLLEIRDLHVSIENKEILKGLNLTIRRGEIHALMGPNGTGKSTLANTLMGHPAYTITQGEILFKGKTIQEMSPDERARYGLFLAFQYPSAIPGVTLSNFLRLAVNSVHGEELNVLEFHKRLNQKMKLLEMDPAFAKRYLNDGFSGGEKKRSEILQLAMLEPEMVVLDETDSGLDIDALRIVSSGVNKVMTDRMGLLIITHYVRILQYIHPQFVHILYDGRIVESGDYSLAEKLESQGYDFIKDQRSQQILQEA from the coding sequence ATGTCGAAATCTGAAAACCTGTTGGAAATTCGGGATCTTCACGTATCCATTGAAAATAAAGAGATATTAAAGGGCCTCAATTTGACCATTCGCCGGGGAGAAATCCACGCGCTCATGGGGCCGAATGGAACAGGGAAAAGCACCCTGGCCAATACGTTAATGGGCCATCCGGCGTACACAATTACGCAGGGTGAAATCCTTTTCAAGGGGAAGACTATTCAGGAGATGTCTCCTGATGAACGGGCGCGGTACGGCCTTTTTCTGGCATTCCAGTATCCGAGTGCCATTCCCGGTGTCACGCTTTCGAATTTTTTGCGGTTGGCGGTGAATTCTGTTCACGGGGAAGAACTGAATGTGCTTGAATTTCACAAGCGGCTGAATCAAAAAATGAAATTACTGGAAATGGACCCTGCGTTTGCCAAACGGTATCTTAACGACGGGTTTTCCGGAGGAGAAAAAAAACGCAGTGAAATTCTCCAACTGGCCATGCTGGAGCCGGAAATGGTTGTCCTGGACGAAACGGATTCCGGTCTGGATATCGATGCCCTGCGCATTGTCTCTTCCGGTGTCAATAAAGTTATGACCGATCGAATGGGTCTTCTGATTATTACCCATTACGTGCGGATTTTGCAGTACATTCATCCGCAATTTGTGCATATTCTGTACGACGGAAGAATTGTGGAGTCCGGTGATTATTCCCTGGCTGAAAAACTGGAATCCCAGGGGTACGACTTTATTAAAGATCAAAGAAGCCAGCAGATTTTGCAGGAGGCCTGA